One genomic segment of Patescibacteria group bacterium includes these proteins:
- a CDS encoding RNA-binding protein has translation MTNKVYVGSLSFDTTEDTLKDLFSKAGTVDSVSIVMDKFSGRSKGFAFVEMSSEEEAKKAIEMFNGKELDGRNIVVDEAKPMVKKPFRKFSDDRRGFGKKRF, from the coding sequence ATGACAAATAAAGTTTATGTAGGAAGTCTTTCTTTTGATACCACTGAAGACACTTTAAAAGATTTGTTTTCCAAGGCTGGAACAGTAGATTCTGTTTCTATCGTGATGGATAAATTCTCTGGCAGATCAAAGGGATTTGCATTCGTGGAGATGTCTTCAGAAGAAGAGGCAAAAAAAGCAATAGAGATGTTTAATGGAAAAGAATTAGACGGAAGGAATATTGTAGTAGACGAAGCCAAACCGATGGTAAAGAAACCTTTTAGAAAATTCTCTGACGATCGTAGAGGATTTGGTAAAAAGAGGTTTTAG
- a CDS encoding YkgJ family cysteine cluster protein has translation MTDQEIVTQGDVTEEAFQEAVDQKKRNGLSFVLAVYQTLDEFLEKEKENSGVTLACKKGCSSCCYQLVSCTEMEIDEIVRFIKAMSKLRRRPLERRLKKFATKWQKYFGRNEIALNRDSFKALQDWLGEACPFLNEGGGFCDVYPVRTIDCRTASSLSPCNEGGRGERFLFQSENWANNLILDEQQKRAGKMRVTPIHHWLLIKKF, from the coding sequence ATGACTGATCAGGAAATCGTAACTCAAGGAGACGTCACCGAAGAAGCTTTTCAAGAAGCGGTAGACCAAAAGAAGAGAAATGGGCTATCTTTTGTTCTCGCTGTTTACCAGACATTGGATGAATTTTTGGAAAAGGAGAAAGAAAATTCAGGAGTGACTCTGGCTTGCAAAAAGGGTTGTTCTTCGTGTTGTTATCAGTTAGTTAGCTGTACGGAGATGGAAATAGATGAGATCGTTAGATTTATAAAAGCGATGTCCAAACTCCGTCGTCGCCCTCTGGAGAGGAGATTAAAGAAATTTGCCACAAAGTGGCAAAAGTACTTCGGGAGGAATGAAATTGCCCTAAATAGGGATTCTTTCAAAGCGCTTCAAGATTGGCTAGGTGAAGCTTGCCCTTTTCTAAATGAAGGTGGAGGGTTCTGCGATGTCTATCCAGTCCGCACTATCGATTGCCGCACTGCCAGCAGCCTAAGTCCTTGCAATGAAGGAGGAAGAGGAGAGCGTTTCCTTTTTCAATCTGAAAATTGGGCTAACAACCTGATTTTAGATGAACAACAAAAAAGAGCAGGGAAAATGCGGGTAACGCCTATTCATCATTGGCTTCTCATCAAGAAGTTTTAG
- a CDS encoding MBL fold metallo-hydrolase, producing the protein MAEVKILIEGYTSADSVAEGGEEKTCSTITLIKDKDIVMVVDPGVLEDQKILVDKLKEEGLTIDDVNIVCITHSHLDHYRNIGMFPKAKTLEYYGLWDKQTVDDWQEQFTDDIRIIKTPGHSYDSITFLVRTEKGTVAVCGDVFWKENFPEDDPYASDKEELEKSRKKVLEMSDWVIPGHGGMFKVR; encoded by the coding sequence ATGGCTGAAGTTAAAATTTTAATTGAAGGTTATACATCAGCAGATTCCGTTGCCGAAGGCGGCGAGGAAAAAACCTGCTCAACGATTACTTTAATTAAAGATAAAGATATTGTAATGGTTGTAGATCCAGGCGTTTTAGAGGATCAAAAAATACTTGTTGATAAGCTTAAAGAAGAAGGTTTAACTATAGATGATGTAAATATCGTTTGTATAACTCACTCACATCTTGACCATTACAGAAATATAGGGATGTTTCCTAAAGCAAAAACCCTGGAATATTATGGTTTATGGGATAAACAGACGGTTGATGACTGGCAGGAACAATTTACAGATGATATTAGAATTATAAAAACGCCGGGTCATAGCTACGATTCAATTACCTTTCTCGTAAGAACAGAGAAGGGAACTGTTGCTGTTTGCGGCGATGTCTTTTGGAAAGAGAATTTTCCAGAGGACGATCCCTATGCCTCAGATAAAGAGGAATTAGAAAAAAGCAGAAAAAAAGTTTTAGAAATGTCAGATTGGGTAATCCCCGGCCACGGCGGGATGTTCAAAGTCCGCTGA
- a CDS encoding Hpy99I family type II restriction endonuclease (The prototype restriction enzyme for this family is found in Helicobacter pylori and recognizes the site CGWCG.) — MNQLTNKFVFAKKNIRISDTISIEKDDVGVIESEAKKDASIFFIRIWQKVTLNKNDFEIFDTKKIGDGFPKKICNICHKLLNTTEFARNQNAKNNRPVRRPSCRECRKQLEGINPTPKAKRKWLKNKPQNKPFECPICAKRTIAGITSKVVLDHNHRTGKVRGWICDSCNTGIGRFKDDIELLKRAIKFLK; from the coding sequence ATGAATCAACTTACTAATAAATTTGTGTTTGCTAAAAAGAATATAAGAATTTCAGATACAATCTCAATTGAAAAAGATGATGTTGGTGTTATAGAATCTGAGGCAAAAAAAGACGCTTCCATTTTTTTTATAAGGATTTGGCAAAAGGTTACATTAAATAAAAATGATTTTGAAATTTTTGATACCAAAAAGATTGGAGACGGCTTTCCTAAAAAAATTTGTAATATTTGTCATAAACTTTTAAATACCACAGAATTTGCAAGAAATCAAAATGCTAAAAATAATAGACCAGTTCGAAGACCGTCATGTAGAGAGTGCAGAAAGCAACTTGAGGGGATAAACCCGACCCCAAAAGCAAAGCGTAAATGGCTAAAAAATAAACCACAAAATAAACCTTTTGAGTGTCCAATCTGTGCTAAAAGAACTATTGCAGGAATCACTAGCAAAGTGGTCCTTGACCACAATCACCGCACTGGAAAGGTAAGGGGTTGGATATGTGACAGTTGTAATACAGGAATAGGTAGATTTAAGGACGATATAGAGCTTCTAAAAAGGGCTATTAAATTCCTCAAGTAA
- the lexA gene encoding transcriptional repressor LexA — MRKRRSRGKLFEGLTKRQKQILDYITKFIKKNDYAPSLEEMKEHFKLSSVATVHQHIKALKEKGFLNKIENQPRSIEINNKRGELGLIAIPLLGTIAAGQPIEAIEEKETIAVPENRLSKSRGVYALRVIGNSMVDENISDGDIIIIKNQPVAKNGDKVVALINNDEATLKKFYKEKEHIRLQPANKNLEPIIIKKDREITIQGIVIDIIRNKNLESLANEKASKQIKKYSSLPLGQIICGDAVDVMERMPDCSIDLTITSPPYDKLRNYNGYHFDFESIAKNLFRVTKKGGVLVWVIGDKIKNGNRSLTSFKQAIFFQKIGFNVHDIMIYKKKNTPFMRTNAYTNCFEFMSVLSKGKPKTFNPLKVKTVRQGQEMLPFNKGSDGINKKILGELKPEKTMTNIWEYAVGLHGTTSDKIAFKHPAVFPEKLAEDHILSWTNQDDIVFDPMCGSGTTCKIALKNKRFYIGCDISKEYVELTKKRLKMLNF, encoded by the coding sequence ATGAGGAAAAGACGGTCAAGAGGAAAACTTTTTGAAGGATTAACCAAAAGACAAAAACAAATATTGGATTATATTACAAAATTCATTAAAAAAAATGATTATGCTCCTTCCTTAGAAGAAATGAAGGAGCATTTTAAATTGTCTTCCGTAGCCACAGTCCATCAACATATAAAAGCATTAAAAGAAAAGGGATTTTTAAATAAAATAGAAAACCAACCAAGATCTATTGAAATAAATAATAAAAGGGGAGAATTAGGACTAATAGCTATTCCCCTGCTTGGAACTATAGCTGCTGGCCAACCAATTGAAGCAATAGAAGAAAAAGAAACAATTGCAGTGCCCGAAAACAGACTTTCTAAATCAAGAGGGGTTTATGCTCTTAGAGTGATCGGTAACAGTATGGTTGATGAAAACATTAGTGACGGCGATATCATTATTATCAAAAATCAACCCGTTGCTAAAAATGGCGACAAAGTTGTGGCGCTTATTAATAATGACGAAGCAACGCTTAAAAAGTTCTATAAAGAAAAAGAGCACATTAGATTACAGCCAGCGAATAAGAATCTCGAGCCAATTATAATAAAAAAAGACAGAGAAATTACTATCCAGGGAATAGTTATTGATATTATCAGAAATAAAAACTTAGAAAGTCTTGCAAACGAGAAAGCATCGAAACAAATAAAAAAATATTCTAGTTTGCCTTTAGGCCAAATTATTTGCGGTGATGCGGTTGATGTAATGGAACGAATGCCAGATTGTTCCATCGATCTAACAATCACTTCGCCTCCTTATGATAAATTAAGAAACTATAATGGCTATCATTTTGACTTTGAGAGTATTGCTAAAAATTTATTTAGGGTAACTAAGAAAGGGGGTGTTTTGGTTTGGGTTATTGGAGATAAAATTAAAAATGGGAATCGAAGCCTTACGAGTTTCAAGCAAGCGATATTCTTTCAAAAAATTGGATTTAATGTTCATGATATTATGATTTACAAGAAAAAAAATACTCCTTTTATGAGGACAAATGCTTATACAAACTGTTTTGAATTTATGTCTGTTTTGAGTAAAGGTAAACCAAAAACATTCAATCCTCTAAAGGTTAAAACTGTCAGGCAAGGGCAAGAAATGCTACCTTTCAACAAAGGATCAGATGGGATAAATAAGAAAATTTTAGGTGAACTTAAACCTGAAAAAACAATGACAAATATCTGGGAATATGCCGTAGGCCTTCATGGAACGACAAGCGACAAAATTGCTTTTAAACATCCCGCAGTTTTCCCAGAAAAATTAGCTGAAGATCATATCCTTTCATGGACTAATCAAGATGATATTGTTTTTGATCCAATGTGTGGCTCTGGGACTACTTGTAAAATAGCACTTAAAAATAAACGTTTTTATATTGGTTGTGATATATCTAAAGAATATGTTGAATTGACCAAGAAAAGATTAAAAATGTTAAATTTTTAA
- the rdgB gene encoding RdgB/HAM1 family non-canonical purine NTP pyrophosphatase: MKIIFITTNKHKFEEVQGILKDYPIELEQLSMEYEENHDSRMEEIATSAARKLAAELNKPLILEDTGLFFEAYEGFPGALPKFVFNALGYKGIFKLLQGESRKAYFKTVAAYCEPNKEPVLFDGIVRGDITNKVYNKDKDAMPYDRIFIPQGVSKTISDMTLEEKNALSQRAEAFKKFGDYIVNKNKKSKN; this comes from the coding sequence ATGAAAATCATATTTATAACTACAAATAAACATAAGTTTGAAGAAGTGCAGGGTATTTTAAAAGATTATCCTATTGAGTTGGAACAGTTGTCTATGGAGTACGAAGAAAATCATGATTCTAGAATGGAAGAGATTGCAACAAGTGCAGCAAGAAAACTTGCAGCAGAACTTAATAAACCACTAATATTAGAAGATACGGGTTTGTTCTTTGAGGCTTATGAGGGTTTTCCAGGAGCACTTCCTAAATTTGTTTTTAACGCTTTAGGATATAAGGGGATATTTAAGTTACTTCAAGGTGAGTCAAGAAAGGCATATTTTAAAACAGTAGCTGCTTATTGTGAGCCAAATAAAGAGCCTGTTTTATTTGACGGGATTGTGAGGGGGGATATTACTAATAAAGTATATAATAAAGATAAAGACGCAATGCCATATGATAGAATTTTTATTCCACAAGGTGTGTCCAAAACAATTTCTGATATGACGTTAGAAGAAAAGAACGCACTTTCTCAAAGAGCAGAAGCATTTAAAAAATTCGGGGATTATATTGTAAACAAAAATAAAAAATCAAAAAATTAA
- a CDS encoding slipin family protein: MTNTILIILGIIIFIILISIKQINQYQKGVKFMLGKYIGLMNPGWRLVFPIIQTYRKVDLRVKAVDVPSQEAITKDNISVSVNAVIYYKVRSADKAVLEVENFNYAISQLAQTTMRNAVGQVDLDELLSQRDRVSENIRTIVDKATDPWGIEVINVELKDITLPEEMKRVIGKQAEAEREKRAIIIKAQGEVIAADNMAKAAQILSESKGALHLRTLQSVNDISSDQSNTIVFAVPLEVLRAFEAFGKKLPKENKNEEDNSPQSQL, encoded by the coding sequence ATGACAAACACAATCTTAATAATTTTAGGAATAATTATCTTCATTATTTTGATTTCTATCAAGCAAATTAATCAGTATCAAAAAGGAGTAAAGTTTATGCTGGGTAAGTATATTGGTTTGATGAATCCGGGATGGAGATTGGTTTTCCCTATTATTCAGACCTATAGAAAAGTAGATTTAAGAGTAAAAGCAGTAGATGTACCAAGTCAGGAAGCAATAACTAAGGATAATATTTCAGTGAGCGTTAATGCTGTTATTTATTATAAGGTTCGAAGTGCTGATAAGGCAGTTTTAGAGGTAGAAAACTTTAATTATGCTATTTCTCAGTTGGCTCAGACAACAATGCGAAATGCTGTAGGTCAGGTGGATTTAGATGAACTTCTTTCCCAGAGAGACAGGGTTTCGGAAAACATAAGAACTATTGTAGATAAAGCCACTGATCCATGGGGAATTGAAGTTATCAATGTTGAGTTGAAAGATATAACTTTGCCGGAAGAAATGAAAAGAGTTATTGGCAAACAGGCAGAGGCAGAAAGAGAAAAAAGAGCAATAATTATTAAAGCTCAAGGAGAGGTGATTGCTGCTGACAACATGGCTAAAGCTGCTCAGATTTTGTCAGAATCAAAAGGAGCCCTGCATTTAAGGACTCTTCAGTCAGTTAATGATATAAGTTCTGACCAGTCAAATACTATTGTTTTTGCAGTGCCTCTGGAAGTTTTAAGGGCTTTTGAAGCATTTGGTAAAAAATTACCAAAAGAAAACAAGAATGAGGAAGATAATAGCCCTCAATCTCAACTTTGA
- a CDS encoding CPBP family intramembrane metalloprotease, whose product MKEETKKQLKVYTILVIILAAAAALSVFFLGSIQVGGQEIPMEIEIPLYLGALANFGMMLIGYGLVGLLGYYLSKKLGWPGIFNERENWKRLFLRPLYLGVIAGIILIIAQKVFVLFHNLGELPHPAFPLSFFASITAGIGEELMFRLFLLSFWAFILHLLFKRFKKQNITNWIAVIIAALVFGAVHFPTAMILYGFTSLSQFPIIFIVEILLLNGIVGVVAGREFIKYGFIAAVGIHFWVDIVWHVMYGLF is encoded by the coding sequence ATGAAAGAAGAAACTAAAAAACAATTAAAAGTTTATACAATTTTAGTTATTATTTTGGCTGCGGCGGCAGCGTTAAGTGTTTTTTTTCTTGGTTCTATTCAAGTTGGCGGGCAGGAGATTCCGATGGAAATAGAAATACCGCTATATTTAGGTGCTTTGGCTAATTTTGGAATGATGTTAATAGGTTATGGCTTAGTTGGGTTATTGGGTTATTATTTATCAAAGAAATTAGGATGGCCTGGTATTTTTAATGAAAGAGAAAACTGGAAAAGGTTATTTTTAAGACCATTATATCTTGGTGTAATAGCAGGGATTATTTTAATTATTGCTCAGAAAGTATTTGTTTTATTTCATAATTTAGGAGAATTGCCTCATCCAGCTTTTCCTCTTTCTTTTTTTGCTTCTATTACAGCAGGAATAGGAGAGGAATTAATGTTTAGATTATTTTTATTATCTTTTTGGGCTTTTATTCTTCATTTGCTATTTAAGAGGTTTAAGAAACAAAACATAACAAACTGGATAGCTGTTATCATTGCTGCTTTAGTTTTTGGGGCTGTACACTTTCCAACTGCAATGATTCTTTATGGATTTACCTCACTTAGCCAGTTTCCAATTATTTTTATAGTTGAAATATTATTATTAAATGGAATTGTTGGCGTGGTAGCAGGCAGAGAGTTTATTAAATATGGCTTTATAGCAGCTGTTGGTATTCATTTCTGGGTAGACATTGTTTGGCACGTTATGTATGGATTATTTTAG
- a CDS encoding peptidase S8, with protein sequence MSKISKILILVLIIGGMVFGFGLNKGTAQSEPPFPIIEKPFPKALSSRYVSDEIIVKFKPGVSAERISEIYQKEKIPEEKYISPFVGFRVLKIPAGKTVEEMVNIFQKNPLVEYTEPNSICYAFMIPADEHYPWQWNFDDDNTINTGGASSNPYGGANGGGIRMEEAWDIDTTAPLYGGDPNVVVAVLDTGIAYENYKGFCRSPDFAGSYPGFTAGYDFANSDIHPNDDEGHGTHVAGTITSSTNNDYVAGIAFNSTLMPVKVLNRKGEGTADWVADGIYYAVNNGADIINMSLGWPPGYDPGETVYNAIKYAYDHGVVQIAATGNESASQISYPAKYSEVIAVGATRYDETRASYSNYGEGIDLVAPGGDLGVDQNEDGYGDGVCQITFSGGACSWYYVWADGTSMSTPHVSGVVALLLAQDSNRTPDDIRNILQSTAEDKGTTGWDQYYGHGIVDAYAALTYAPAVSISLTTDGLVEFGTLPLEATADSSEDVQTVSINIGPANLDVRSTVFSDNGNSWSLGTTNGDNQVVWEYSEDGSIWTIFEAPDTLYDLADNVAQGNTQNLYLQITMPTETSSSNQYSSVVTIVATEP encoded by the coding sequence ATGTCAAAAATTTCTAAAATTTTGATATTGGTTTTGATTATTGGTGGGATGGTTTTTGGATTTGGTTTAAATAAAGGCACAGCTCAGTCAGAGCCGCCTTTTCCAATAATAGAAAAACCCTTCCCAAAAGCACTTTCGTCTCGATACGTTTCTGATGAAATTATCGTTAAGTTTAAACCAGGAGTATCGGCAGAAAGAATTAGTGAGATTTATCAGAAAGAAAAAATTCCTGAAGAAAAATATATTAGCCCCTTCGTTGGTTTTCGAGTTCTTAAAATCCCTGCCGGCAAAACCGTCGAAGAAATGGTTAATATTTTCCAAAAAAATCCGTTAGTTGAATATACGGAGCCAAATTCGATTTGTTATGCCTTTATGATTCCCGCTGATGAACATTATCCTTGGCAATGGAACTTTGATGATGATAATACCATTAATACCGGTGGTGCTTCTTCTAATCCCTATGGTGGGGCAAACGGAGGAGGGATTAGAATGGAGGAGGCTTGGGATATTGATACTACAGCTCCTTTATATGGGGGTGATCCTAATGTGGTAGTGGCTGTGTTAGATACCGGGATTGCTTATGAAAATTATAAAGGGTTTTGCCGCTCTCCGGATTTTGCTGGTTCATATCCTGGTTTTACTGCTGGTTATGATTTTGCTAATAGTGATATCCATCCTAATGATGATGAGGGTCACGGTACCCATGTAGCTGGAACAATAACCAGCTCTACTAATAATGACTACGTAGCTGGAATTGCTTTTAATTCGACCTTGATGCCAGTTAAAGTTCTCAACCGAAAAGGAGAAGGAACAGCCGATTGGGTAGCCGATGGGATTTATTATGCTGTCAATAATGGGGCAGATATTATTAATATGAGTTTAGGTTGGCCACCGGGTTACGATCCAGGAGAAACAGTTTATAATGCGATTAAATACGCTTACGATCATGGCGTTGTTCAAATTGCCGCCACTGGCAATGAGAGTGCCAGCCAAATTTCTTACCCGGCTAAATATTCAGAAGTTATTGCGGTTGGGGCGACAAGATATGATGAGACGCGAGCTTCTTACTCTAATTACGGAGAAGGAATTGACTTGGTTGCTCCTGGGGGAGATTTGGGTGTTGACCAAAATGAAGATGGATATGGTGATGGAGTTTGCCAGATTACATTTTCTGGAGGAGCCTGCAGCTGGTATTACGTTTGGGCGGATGGAACCTCAATGTCCACTCCTCATGTTTCAGGGGTTGTTGCTTTGCTTTTGGCTCAAGATTCTAATCGAACCCCTGATGACATAAGAAATATTCTTCAAAGTACTGCCGAAGATAAAGGAACAACTGGTTGGGATCAATACTATGGACACGGAATCGTTGATGCCTATGCTGCCTTGACTTACGCACCAGCTGTTTCTATTAGCTTAACCACTGATGGCTTGGTGGAATTTGGAACTTTACCATTGGAGGCAACAGCAGACAGTTCTGAAGATGTTCAAACTGTCAGTATTAATATAGGACCAGCTAACTTAGATGTTAGAAGCACGGTTTTTTCCGACAATGGAAACAGTTGGTCTCTGGGAACAACCAATGGTGACAATCAGGTAGTTTGGGAATATTCAGAGGATGGAAGCATTTGGACTATTTTTGAAGCTCCCGATACCCTGTATGATTTGGCTGATAATGTGGCCCAAGGAAATACTCAAAATCTATATTTACAGATAACTATGCCCACTGAAACCTCTTCTTCAAATCAATATAGTTCAGTAGTAACTATTGTTGCAACTGAACCTTAA
- a CDS encoding 8-oxo-dGTP diphosphatase has translation MRQATLCLLVKENQNNKELLLAMKKRGFGVGKWNGVGGKIDSEKGDKNIADAAIRETEEEIGVKIKDLEKVAVLSFYFPYNRAWNQDVHVFLVKNWEGEPIESEEMLPKWFKVKDIPFKQMWEDDRFWLQQVLEGKKLKAKFIFKKGEKISKKDVKVIENI, from the coding sequence ATGAGACAGGCAACACTTTGTTTATTGGTCAAAGAAAATCAAAACAACAAAGAGCTTCTTTTGGCAATGAAAAAGAGAGGGTTTGGAGTTGGAAAATGGAATGGAGTTGGGGGGAAGATAGATTCAGAAAAAGGAGATAAAAACATAGCAGACGCAGCTATTCGGGAGACCGAGGAAGAAATTGGAGTGAAGATTAAAGATTTAGAAAAAGTTGCTGTTTTAAGTTTTTATTTCCCTTATAATCGGGCATGGAATCAAGACGTTCATGTCTTTTTAGTTAAAAATTGGGAAGGAGAGCCAATAGAATCTGAAGAAATGCTGCCAAAATGGTTTAAGGTTAAAGACATTCCTTTTAAACAAATGTGGGAGGATGATAGATTTTGGCTTCAGCAGGTTTTGGAAGGCAAAAAATTAAAAGCTAAATTTATTTTCAAAAAAGGAGAAAAGATTTCTAAAAAAGACGTTAAGGTTATAGAAAATATTTAA
- a CDS encoding GNAT family N-acetyltransferase produces MPVIKTKNFILRPFKKGDEVSLAKNINHKKIYRNTWTVPYPYNLKHGKEFIRKDLKEQRKKKPAEINFAIDINKEVIGGIGFKEIESHQAEIHYWLAPKCHNKGIMTLALKKMTKYGFEKLKVRRIYACVFPFNKASMRILEKNHYKLEGILRKEVKKGRKLFDDHLFAKVR; encoded by the coding sequence ATGCCTGTTATTAAAACAAAAAACTTTATTTTGAGGCCGTTTAAAAAAGGGGATGAAGTATCTTTAGCTAAGAATATAAATCATAAGAAGATTTATCGAAACACTTGGACGGTTCCTTATCCTTACAATTTAAAACATGGCAAAGAATTTATAAGAAAAGATTTAAAAGAGCAGAGAAAGAAGAAACCAGCAGAGATAAACTTTGCAATTGATATTAATAAGGAGGTTATTGGTGGAATTGGATTTAAAGAAATAGAGAGTCATCAAGCAGAAATTCATTATTGGCTTGCTCCGAAATGTCATAATAAAGGCATAATGACCCTTGCCCTGAAAAAAATGACAAAGTATGGGTTTGAGAAACTAAAAGTTAGAAGAATTTATGCTTGCGTTTTTCCTTTTAATAAAGCTTCAATGAGGATTTTAGAGAAAAACCACTATAAATTGGAGGGAATTTTAAGAAAAGAAGTTAAAAAAGGAAGGAAATTGTTTGACGATCATCTTTTCGCTAAAGTTAGATAA
- the pgeF gene encoding peptidoglycan editing factor PgeF yields the protein MFEVFKEYANLIVVLSEKSDGAMKFSPENKERFLGKLGIKDKLAVKAGLVYGNNVKVVSNEEAGKTIEKTDGLITADKNLFLTITMADCLPIFIFDPEKEIIGLVHGGWRNLAQNILTLSVEKIAENFGSLPKDILVGIGPGISQCHFEVKEDLLVEFKPYLGNALLNKNGKLFLDLKKIAKIQLINLGIKEENIEISPECTFCLSDKYFSYRRDRFKEIKTMMAVIGRK from the coding sequence ATGTTTGAGGTTTTTAAAGAGTATGCTAATTTAATTGTTGTTCTTTCTGAAAAAAGTGATGGAGCGATGAAATTTTCACCTGAGAATAAAGAAAGATTTTTAGGAAAATTGGGGATTAAAGATAAATTGGCAGTGAAAGCAGGTTTGGTTTATGGGAATAATGTAAAGGTTGTTTCTAATGAGGAAGCCGGGAAGACAATAGAAAAAACCGATGGATTAATAACAGCAGATAAAAATTTATTTTTGACTATTACAATGGCTGATTGCCTGCCGATTTTTATTTTTGACCCGGAAAAAGAAATTATTGGTTTGGTTCATGGAGGGTGGCGGAATTTGGCTCAAAATATTTTGACTTTGAGTGTTGAGAAAATAGCTGAAAATTTTGGTAGTTTGCCAAAAGATATTTTAGTTGGAATAGGGCCAGGGATTTCCCAATGCCATTTTGAAGTGAAAGAAGATTTGTTAGTAGAATTTAAACCTTATTTGGGAAACGCTTTATTAAATAAAAACGGGAAATTATTTTTAGACCTAAAAAAAATAGCTAAAATTCAATTAATTAATTTAGGAATAAAAGAAGAAAACATTGAAATCAGTCCGGAATGCACTTTCTGTCTTTCCGATAAATATTTTTCTTATAGAAGGGATAGATTTAAAGAAATCAAAACAATGATGGCAGTTATTGGAAGGAAATAA
- a CDS encoding divalent-cation tolerance protein CutA — MDFVFVYITNPTKREARKIAKHLLKKKLIACANIFPINSLYWWEGKIIDDNEFVLIAKTTKANFKKVKKEVEKVHSYKIPCIVKIPVSSNKKYFNWLKREIKK, encoded by the coding sequence ATGGATTTTGTTTTTGTTTATATAACTAATCCGACAAAGAGGGAGGCGAGAAAGATAGCTAAGCATTTACTTAAAAAGAAATTAATTGCTTGTGCGAATATTTTTCCAATAAATAGTTTATATTGGTGGGAAGGGAAGATTATTGATGATAATGAATTTGTTTTGATTGCCAAGACAACCAAGGCAAATTTTAAAAAAGTTAAAAAAGAAGTTGAAAAAGTTCATTCATATAAAATTCCCTGCATCGTCAAAATTCCCGTAAGTTCAAATAAAAAATATTTCAATTGGCTAAAAAGAGAAATTAAAAAATAA
- a CDS encoding DUF362 domain-containing protein — MSKVSRVKVDKNLKRTILEAVDGVSGFKKFIKKGDVVLLKPNFNTADPFPGSTDFKFLKTVVELVYEYKPKMVLLGDSSTMSLNTRRVMKKLRIFDLEKMKRPPRVYVFDERPWVKKEIPNGKYLKRVYITHYLDRADKLILLPCLKTHFLSQFTGSLKLSMGFIKPFHRVHFHIKHLQEKIAELNKIIHPDLVIMDARKCFVNKGPGQGKLAEPNLILASTSRIAIDVEGIKIIQSFRGNSLKGIDPWELPQIKKAKEFGIK, encoded by the coding sequence ATGAGCAAGGTTTCGCGAGTCAAAGTTGATAAAAATTTAAAAAGGACAATTTTGGAGGCAGTGGATGGGGTAAGTGGGTTTAAGAAATTTATCAAGAAAGGAGATGTGGTTTTGCTAAAGCCGAACTTTAATACTGCTGACCCTTTTCCAGGTTCCACTGATTTTAAGTTTTTGAAAACTGTAGTTGAATTGGTTTACGAATACAAGCCTAAGATGGTGCTGCTTGGCGATTCTTCTACAATGAGTTTGAACACACGGAGAGTAATGAAGAAATTAAGAATCTTTGATTTGGAGAAGATGAAGAGGCCTCCCCGGGTTTATGTTTTTGATGAGAGACCCTGGGTAAAAAAAGAGATACCAAATGGTAAATATCTAAAAAGAGTTTATATTACTCATTATTTAGATAGAGCTGATAAATTGATTCTTCTTCCTTGTTTGAAAACTCACTTTTTGTCTCAGTTTACCGGGAGCTTGAAGCTTTCCATGGGCTTTATAAAACCTTTTCACCGGGTTCACTTTCATATAAAACATCTTCAAGAGAAAATAGCAGAATTAAACAAAATTATTCATCCTGATTTGGTTATTATGGATGCTCGGAAGTGTTTTGTTAATAAAGGACCGGGACAAGGCAAGCTTGCTGAGCCGAATTTAATTTTAGCTTCAACAAGCAGGATTGCTATTGATGTTGAAGGGATAAAAATAATTCAGAGCTTTAGAGGAAATTCCCTTAAAGGTATTGACCCTTGGGAATTACCCCAAATTAAAAAAGCAAAAGAATTCGGAATTAAATAA